The following coding sequences are from one Eucalyptus grandis isolate ANBG69807.140 chromosome 11, ASM1654582v1, whole genome shotgun sequence window:
- the LOC104414742 gene encoding uncharacterized protein LOC104414742, translating into MPPKIQPIDIDYGVHLGREPVARADAGKPVLKSRLRRLFDRQFPGVLRISSSEKVTGGEAPPQCGKDGGGGGGGAVEFEPSSVCLAKMVQNFIEESNEKQPVAKCGRNRCNCFNGNNNDSSDDELDMFDGFAESVTNGSSGDSSDALKGLIPCSSVSERNLLADTAKIVEKNKNVKRKDDLRKIVVENLSSLGYDSSICKSKWDKTSSFPAGEYEYIDAIVEGERLLIDVDFRSEFEIARSTGTYRAILQLLPYIFVGKAERLGQIVAFVSEAARQSLKKKGMHVAPWRKAEYMRARWLSPYTRASKADPNADPDAAPADASGDADPEKTGGEKESEEYGEFELIFGVEEPPPPPSPESPSSPEEGSGPSTGGSATGEWRPPALRPKSVEMMGGGPKVVTGLASLLKEKP; encoded by the exons ATGCCGCCGAAAATCCAACCCATCGACATTGATTATGGAGTTCATCTCGGTCGCGAGCCTGTGGCTCGGGCCGACGCCGGGAAGCCGGTCCTGAAGTCGCGCCTCAGGAGGCTGTTCGACCGGCAGTTCCCGGGCGTCCTGAGGATTTCGTCGTCGGAGAAGGTGACCGGCGGGGAAGCTCCCCCGCAGTGCGGCAAGGatggaggggggggggggggcggGGCGGTCGAGTTCGAGCCGAGCTCCGTCTGCCTGGCGAAGATGGTGCAGAACTTCATCGAGGAGAGCAACGAGAAGCAACCGGTGGCCAAGTGCGGCCGCAACCGCTGCAATTGCTTCAACGGCAACAACAACGACAGCTCCGACGACGAATTGGACATGTTCGACGGCTTCGCCGAGTCGGTGACCAACGGATCGTCCGGCGACTCCTCGGATGCTctcaag GGATTGATTCCGTGCAGCAGCGTTTCGGAGAGAAACCTCTTGGCGGACACTGCGAAGATCGTGGAGAAGAACAAGAACGTCAAGCGCAAGGACGACCTGAGGAAGATCGTCGTGGAGAATCTATCCTCCCTCGGCTACGATTCTTCCATCTGCAAATCGAAATGGGATAAAACTTCCTCTTTCCCTGCTG GCGAGTACGAGTACATCGATGCGATCGTCGAAGGGGAGAGGCTGCTGATCGACGTCGACTTCAGATCGGAGTTCGAGATAGCTCGATCGACTGGGACCTACAGAGCGATCCTCCAGCTGCTGCCGTACATCTTCGTCGGCAAGGCGGAGCGTCTCGGCCAGATCGTCGCCTTCGTGTCGGAGGCGGCGAGGCAGAGCCTGAAGAAGAAAGGCATGCACGTTGCTCCGTGGCGGAAGGCCGAGTACATGCGGGCCAGGTGGCTGAGCCCCTACACAAGAGCCTCCAAGGCCGACCCCAACGCCGACCCCGACGCCGCCCCCGCCGATGCCTCCGGCGACGCCGATCCGGAGAAGACCGGAGGCGAGAAGGAGAGCGAGGAGTACGGCGAATTCGAGCTGATATTCGGCGTGGAGGaacccccgccgccgccgtcgccggagtcgccgtcgtcgccggaGGAGGGATCGGGGCCGTCGACCGGAGGTTCCGCGACGGGAGAGTGGCGGCCGCCGGCGTTGAGGCCGAAGAGCGTCGAGATGATGGGAGGAGGTCCCAAGGTGGTCACCGGACTGGCCTCCCTTCTCAAGGAGAAACCCTAa